The genomic region ttacgtggcctaccacttcgtggctgagttgctgttgttcccaattgcttcacTTTGTTAtcataccactaacagttgaccataaaatatttagtagtgaggaaatttcatgaatgtACTTATTGCACAGATGGTAACCTATCatggtaccacgcttgaattcactgagctcctgagagcgacccattctttcacaaatgtttgcagaagcagtctgcatgcctaggtgcttgattttatacacctgtggccatggaagtgattggaacacctgaattcaatgatttggaggggtgtcccaatacttttggcaatatagtgtatcttTCTAAGAAatttattgacaaaaaaaaaaacctccagACAACATGAGCTGTAGAAAATTCTAAGTTATCAAGGAGCTTTATACATCTTTTTTCAGCGGATCCCATTgaaaacacagcaagtctatccctcacagcctcactTTCATACTGTCATGGCACTGCTCTGAATAAGATCAATAGGCTATTTTaaatttccacacacacacacaatgcttCAGATGACCAGTAACAGACTTGTGTGTGCTGTTATTAGGCTATTAGATAATTATATTTTGCGGAAGCCCACGagtcatttttttcttcttcttcccaCGCAAGCAGACTCAGCAATTCAAAACTTGTCCCACAGACCTCTTCTTCACAGCATATTTTAAAGTGATGCTGAcacccatttatttatttattgtacatTTCAGTTCCTGTTTTGCATTTCAGTTCCAATTCTTGTCAGTTATTTCAATTTTGAGGTTTgtgaatgtcatttttggggaaCATaaatcctggagggccattgtcctgcagagtttagctccaaaaaaaaaaaaaaaacactcacctgcctgtaactttagtaatcctgaagactttgattagcttcaggtgtgtttaattagggttggagctaaactctgcaggaaaatggccctccaggatcaacgttccccacccGTTTGAGACAATAGAACCCTATCATATGATAACATTACACCGCCACCCAGTGGTTGATATGATTTGCAACATTTTTCTTTGCATCATACTACATTCATATGAATGAATCAAATAGATTGAATACAATTTTAAGAGAAACTGTGGAGCAAACTTTGATCATTTTTATTAGATTATCAACTTTAGGATACAGATCTGTTTTGCAAACAGTATGTGACACTCATACAattacaaaattcaaaaaaataactccATTAGGTTTCAATTTGAGCTGTTTAAATAGTAGTATGGACACTATAAAAGTGCTATAAAAAATCCAATTATCACTTGGTAGTATACAAATTTCACATTGAGAAATGAatagaaaaataatcaaattttaAGAAACGTTAACAATTAAATCACTGTACAAAACTGATgcagtaaaaatataaaaatatataattttatttacttttctcTATAAAAATAGCATCTCCATAAATTAATTTGCAATCAGGCCTAATACCATTATATTTTCTGTAACAGAATATCAACTGAATGCATTGTTAAACAATCCAATTACTTTATGTAGCATGTTGTGTGTTGACATGTTTCTTGAGATGGGCTGACTGAGTGAAACGTTTCCCACATTGCTTGCACTCAAATGGCCTTTCTCCTGTGTGGATGAGCTTGTGTCTTTTAAAGTTACCTAGATCCACAAATCCTTTTTCACAGTGGGGACAAATGTAGCGTTTCTCTCCTCTATGCCCCTGCATATGCATATTCAGAGCAACTCTATGTTTAAACTTCTTCCCACACAGTGTGCACGAGAagggcttctctccggtgtgcaTACGCATATGGGTAGACCGGTCTGCCTTGGCCAAAAACCTCTTTCCACAAACTTTACAAGGAAAAGGTCTTTCTCCAGAGTGAATGAGCTGATGTTTGGTAAGGGTAAAGTGGTACacaaaactcttcccacactctTCACACTGATACCGTTTCTCTTCTGCATGGACTTTTACATGCCGGTTAAGGCCTCGTACACTAGGGAATGCCTTTCCACACTGGGAGCAGGTATAAGGTCTCTCTCCTGTATGAAGTCTCATGTGGTTCTCCAAGGCAGATGTGTTGCTGAGGACCCTTCCACACTCAGGACACTCAGTATTTTTCTGCAATGTTTTACTCGAAGATTTTGAGAAGGCTTGACTTTCATTATTGGAGCCAGAATGTGATGCTTGCACCCAATCCACCCTCTTATCATTGACCATGACTGTGCCGTCCTCACCTGCAGGATCTATTTGTCTGGATTTGGAGAAAATCTTTCTCTGTTTTCTCAGTCTAGACTGGAGTGTGGGAGTGTCGTCATCTTCTGAGAGGTCTTTATCATTTCTATCTGTGGTTTCTGCACTAAAACATGGGGAAAGCGGTATGTCTCCTTCAAAGTCGTCAATTGGAGACACAGAGGTCTCTGATGATAGAACTGGCACTCGACCTAAAACAACGTTAGCGGAAGCGGAAGCGGCAGCTTGTTGCTCCTTAAGTGTTAGCAGAGGCGCAAGTTGCCCAGATGGTTGAAAATGGATGGGTGTCTGCTCTGGGGCCTCTTGTGGGGTCATCACAATGGTCGAGTGCAAATGCAAAGTATCAAGAGATTCAAGCAAACCTGTCGTATTATCAGGTGGTGGAAACATCTGGTCTGAAGAAGAGGAGAACTGATTGGATTGTGTTGGATATTGAGAATGTTTAAGTGAAGGTTGAGGTGGGTTTATGGAGACAGATCCCTGAACTGTGTTAACTGGAAGGTGGGGAGAAGTAAATGGAACCTGTGTTGGAAGGTAAGAAGGTGGTGGCGGCTGAGTCGGATTGTGTGGGAGCACCAAAGGGAACTGGAATGATGGACTTGAAGTCACAGAATGTGCTGGTATTACCTGTGGTGatgcaaacattttttgagGTGGAACAAGACTGGTTGAGAGAATCCGATCCTGGACTGCTGAAGGTATATTTGGTGTGACAGTAACATGGCCTGATGGCATGGCAGCATGTAACTGTGGAGTCACCTCTTGGT from Megalobrama amblycephala isolate DHTTF-2021 linkage group LG7, ASM1881202v1, whole genome shotgun sequence harbors:
- the LOC125272181 gene encoding uncharacterized protein LOC125272181; this translates as MPDASPEDYDGFQTQFTHIMETILHTAVREATKLYEGTLHRLKAELVQLRQDNVNTKTGDSSSKDTKRFPESGSRRIANVPKHRDIGVQCDKPILVDRECSPLPFIGQCLSVGDITSDKLTDLCANEDGRRQLALLLIKQEPKETECDSYAPGYFLLKQEGADPILVRREPNKDTMERVMIPPSFQTITRHHSNIRGKSPPAVIPSSCSRRVDSCGHKPNQTIQPIRGASERTSENSEGLSSQNKRQNASAPAQTPTTSVLANSTQTPAPTVNLSVPMIELSGAPSIPQAKSTASSVHRRPNPNPQTSNQTVVPQKEGSNICHPLQNTFLSPVPPSQVLVTEPHSSKQWPQALITNTEKSISTIALLNQATEPLTQSQLMQSAFFPPQTIKTPDQEVTPQLHAAMPSGHVTVTPNIPSAVQDRILSTSLVPPQKMFASPQVIPAHSVTSSPSFQFPLVLPHNPTQPPPPSYLPTQVPFTSPHLPVNTVQGSVSINPPQPSLKHSQYPTQSNQFSSSSDQMFPPPDNTTGLLESLDTLHLHSTIVMTPQEAPEQTPIHFQPSGQLAPLLTLKEQQAAASASANVVLGRVPVLSSETSVSPIDDFEGDIPLSPCFSAETTDRNDKDLSEDDDTPTLQSRLRKQRKIFSKSRQIDPAGEDGTVMVNDKRVDWVQASHSGSNNESQAFSKSSSKTLQKNTECPECGRVLSNTSALENHMRLHTGERPYTCSQCGKAFPSVRGLNRHVKVHAEEKRYQCEECGKSFVYHFTLTKHQLIHSGERPFPCKVCGKRFLAKADRSTHMRMHTGEKPFSCTLCGKKFKHRVALNMHMQGHRGEKRYICPHCEKGFVDLGNFKRHKLIHTGERPFECKQCGKRFTQSAHLKKHVNTQHAT